CTCCCCTAATGCTGGGGTTTTGGAGACCCCGGGTTCTCCATGTcgacgaattccactccttttcaCTTTCCGACTAACCCGGGGAATTGATCCTCCGCCCCAATCCCGATCGGGGTGGTGAGGAGAAGTTTCCCTTTTGACTCGCCATTTGTATTGGCCACACCGACCAGACCCCCAACTTCCTTTTAAGCCCGTAAAAAACCCGcgggaaaagaaaataaaaattaaaatatttacaccaaatttaaACGAAAAAAGAATAAACGCCATCCACCCCGAAAGGGCGCCATTTGAAAGGTTCTACTTTGTTGTTTGTTTAAAAAGggttaaaaaggaaaaacagtTCCCCTggcagcaaatccactagatcccCACTtgggaactcgttggtcgcgGGAAACCTGGCCCGGGGGCCGAGCACCTTTTTCAAAAACCTAAACATTTATAAACCTGAGGAAGGGGGATCGACCCCACAAAAAGGGATGCGTGATACCTGTTCGGGATTTGGGTTTTTTTGGGTGGGCCCGGGGCCACGCATTTTTGGggggaaaaaaacaaattaaatacaatcTTTAAAACTCCTAAACAAAAAGACCtaggaaaaaaagagaattgaAAGGAAATTAACCGCCAACActtgatctaagaaaactactttaattacctaaaatgaaacaaaagaCCCTGGGGGCCATAAACAAAAGTCAAGGAAAACAACTTTGTACAATAAAAAGACATCGCCCTTTTACAACCAAATTCTAAAGCcataagaaaatcaaagggaacaaatcaaaaaaagaaacaattcTAAGTCAAATCAAGATAATCAACTAAGAACGAAAGCCCGACGctagaaacaaaaaaacaaaaaaactcaaccttacaacttttttttcactGACCAACCGACGCAAATCCACCGATCCAAGCGTCCAAACAACTCCATCCAACAAAAAACTTCATTACTTCGATTAACAAAacctccaaaaaaaaataaaccacGACTATACCAAATTTcatatcaaacaccacaatatcaatttaaaacgattgaaataatacttttaaaaataaacttccaAAGAAAGAGATCTatgtaaatcaacttgaaaaatttaaaaactaaacGCAAATTAACCAAAGCAAAAGATAATAAGATCATCAACAACCCAAATCGACCCCAAAAATGAAGTTCGAGAAACGAGTAAACAACCAAATTAAGAGAAATTTATCTTGCcacacttttatttttcaaaaccaaacttctaaagaaaagaaccttTGACCATACCCCGATCTcacattcccaagtgtgtaaTTTTGGAgctaaaaagataaaaaaaaaaggggtttCGGCATGTTTCTTTTTATAGGCTTGGGGTGGGGCCCAAAGAGGATAGATAAGACTTTTTTGCCCTCAAATATTGACTCCCCTGTCACCCTTCTTTCTTTTAAATCCCGCCACTTGCCCCTTTCCTTTGCAAACCCTCTCCCAAAATTTTCGAtctaggatttttttttcacacacCCGGGGttggaaacgtgttagacccaagAAAATTTTAACGTTTTTCACATAAACCATGCAtgaaattattatcattaacCGAGAAACCTCCGGGGGCCCCAATTGGTATCGAGCTTTGGGGCCTCGAAttaggatttaaattttttaaacccTGTATACATGTTATTTGATTACGaagtgtttttgtttttttgtttatttttagagTTGACTCAAGAACATTCAACAATAGAATTGAATTATTCGATCATAGGAGATTCGTTTCGCTGAACAGGCAATGGCGAACGGAGACAATAGGGGGTAATGAGTGGGAGCCGAAAAGGATCACGCGGGGACGCCCTCAGCACCGAGCCCCACGAGACCGCATTTCCCAGGAACCCCCGGCGAGGGAAGACGAACGGGGGTCGCCGAGAGGCCGAGACCGACCCAGAAACCCTAGCCCCGAACCCTAAAACTAATCCCCCACCCCGCACGCCAACCGAGCGACGCCCTCGGGCGGGGGGCCGGTTCGGCCAAGACCGTTGGAGCGGAGCTCCGCCCGCGGGTTGGTCGACGGGGATAGGCCTCTCGGGGGGTTTTTTCCCGGGGAGGGAAGAGGGGGGGCGCCGGCGCGCGGGCCACCGGGAAAGCCGGGCGGCGAAATGCCCCGGCCGGGGAAGAATTGTCGTTTGCCCTTGGGGGAAACCCCGCACGATGAGATAACGATAAacgaatattttaatgattatttaattcctaaattaaaagatatctttaaaaaataatttttttttaataaaataaaatattttgggaagttttCCCCTAgtttttaggaatattttgattattttctatatcatGGAATTTTTTATACCCAAaggataaaaaagaaaatttaaaaaatttccaaatattatatatctagaatccttAATAAGATGATATAAAAGattagattaaataatataaaatttttttcttccaatCTTGAATAtggaaattatattaatttaatttttcatgtctaattaagatttaaataatgtacctttttttagatatatcttatagtatgacatgaataaaattgaaattctagtttaaatttttcctaaactaagatactaaagataataaaagatttaattacccataattaaatcccaaacaaatttaaaacttaatCTTCCTTAAGGCTaaatgataattaatgaaaaaccataatcAAATAACGTTTTTGAActtaaagtttatatatggTTCCATCGGGTTGGGGCCCAAATTTTGGggttttctaatattattgcCCCTTTTTTAGGGGCAATAatctaaaaagggaaaattcaAGGGGCTTcccttaaaaaaataactaaaaacgGTTCCCAAAATTATTTCCCCTTTTAGGAAATaatcttaaaaggcccgatccggtttaatcaaaatttaggATATATTTTGTTATCGCCTGAACATTGTATGGGGgggggttttaaaaaaattgttgaaaaccCCATGGTGTGTTAAAGACAAGGTATCCAATTTGACAGGCCTACCTACTACAACACTCACTATTGTTAGAATAGAAGATCAGCCCCGAGACGGAGTCTCACTCTCTAAGATTGTACATCCTTTGTACAACAAAATTTAGACATCACTCCACTTtagatttcttttgtttttttcactacaaaattaaatccaGCCATGTGGGGAATTAAATTGAGCAATAAGTCATAAATCGCCATTTCAGCTCAACACATTGTAATGATAAATAAGTAGTTAGTAtcaagttaattaaatttaaactttagAATATTTCGATATCATCCAAtcctttaatttattgcatacTTAGtcatttgttaaattttggCACGAATATTGTAGTAGAATTTTGATCATCAACtccctttaactacaatgAGTACTCTACGATTTTACAGTATTATCTCTAGATTTTCCCGATCTAGTAATATTAAACACTCTATTACGAGCAAATCTATTCTggatttcattattatttgagtaacacaattttaatttcaaatagcATCAACTCCAATAAAGCTACTACTATTATTCCTCATCCAAATACTCTGGAAACTCATACAGTAAATTATTCACGTTAATTGAcactcaaataaataataaatgtaggTAATAATCATTCTGTAGAGTCACGGTTAAAGCAACAAATAATCATTCTGTAGTGTTGAGATTAAACagtatttattactatagCTTCGTTTTTTCGTATGAAATCAAAACATTTCTGGTAGCTATGGCAGGCCCATAAACTGAAAGTGGATCATTCTTTATATAGTATAGGtaaattaatacatttattcaacaaattttatttcaatttttttggttataGTTTATAGTatagttaattatattttgaaaatcagaGCGTGTGATAAATTGGATTCAAATCCACAAcaaaaagacaagaaaaagaaaagaaaaaagaaaatcaaagagaaaaaaaagactCGTGAAGAAAAACAGCTGTAGTGTTGGTCGCTTATGATATTGGTGCTTCATCTATCCATCTTCTGCATTTTCACCTTTTTACTTGAAAAGAGGAAAGACAAGCTGGAGTTGGGGGTTTATGGGTAGTTCATCCATCTCAATTGCGTAGATCAGCGCGGGCTGGGTTCGATCCGTGTCGACTCAGTGCTGAATCGCCGTTGCTATGTTGTCTCGCCAGTGAGAGTGGGGGCGGCGACACACTGAAATGTCGGCTCCGCTAGCCGCATTTGAACGCCCGCGCAATGTCAACTCGAACACGGTATTTTTTTTGCACTCTAAGGATGTTTATTGCTTGTGTTCAACGGAAAGGCAAATTGAGGGTGCAGGTGTTTCATGTTCTTTTTCTAGTCTAGTAATTATCAATTTGAAAGTTTAAATTGACTGAAGGAAACTCAATTTTAGTATATAATCTCTTTCTTCCAAGTTTGGTTTGGAAGTTGCTAGGATCAATTTAATTGCTGTAGTTTTGGATTTCGAGTGTTTGTATGTTTCTTCAATGTCTTTTGTGGATGAATTGCAGATATTCAAGAGCGGGAATCTGCTCATCTCTTCCAAAGGTTAGAATTTCATACACACAACTTTAAGGAACGAGTTATTCTGTATTTTTTTCATGCTTTTGTCCTGATGTAGGATGTTGGTGAGGAAAAGGTAATAGAAGTGGTAGGAAGCTAAATTTCATGGCATTTTTGACATTgttgaaaatgtgatttaatGTTAGAACTTAGAATACAATGTAGAGTCAAGAAGAGCAATGAGTTGAATAAGCACAAACAAACCTATACATACTTCGGGTGATTGATTATATACGAATAATTTTTTGCACTCCATCCATAGCATTGCTAAAATCCAAACATTACATAATTGATTCTGATGCAATACAGATCATATGTGCCTTATAATTGCATTATTGCAATAAATTACTTAACTTTTTTATGCATGGTATATTCCCTTGTCCATGTAATTTTACAATGTGGGCTTGTTGTGCTGACTCTTGAACTAACTTAGCTTTTACAATGTGGGCAACTAGCTTAGTTACATTATGATTTGTTTAATGTTTcaaattcctttttgggttacTTGGATTTGACTCATGAATTTATGATGACATTTCTTATTGTAAACTTTACTTTCAGAAATgcaaatttattgaaaactaTTATGACtccaatatttgaaaaatctaCAATGTTAAATCttcttttaaataataatctcGACTTTCCTATATAGGTAGACGTACATGTTGGAATTTCTCTTTTGTAAAAAGGTACATTTTGATATGCATGCTTTCTCTGGCACATAAGTTCTTGAATTGTTGCCTTTCTTATGGTCAGTGAAGGGTTAAGTGATATAAGCCAAATTTCAAGTTGTAGAGGTTCATACCCGGTTTATGCTTGTGACTTGAGTCATTTGACTATGGAATCTGCGAAGCCAGTTTCATCCCTCAAGAACGCAGATATGCCATCTTATTCAAAGTTCCATGGGCTCTGTACTCAACACTTGTTTTATGGACCTTTATTTGATGGCTGGTAGGTTGATTTTCGTTGAGAAGAGATAACCATAACTCAAGCGGACATATATTTGATAACAGACAATAAGCCACCTATTTAGTCGTTAGTTGTGGAAAATCTCCCCCATTCCTTAGAAGGACAAATATTGTTTCAGGATCTGCATGTTCATGGAGCTAGACCATTATCAATGCAGCTTATAGTGGTAAATGTAGCTGCAGCTTTGACATTTGTTCAGAAACAAATTTACTATAATTAGAATGTGTATTTAACTAACAGCACTTGCATGGTGGGAGGGATTTCTCTGTCCGATCTGATGTGTGTTATATGATAACTTGTTGCTGTAAAGAATTAGTCAGCATTAGCTATTACCTCATATTTTGACTAATACAAGAATAATAGtacttatttgttttatttttaatgccTTTCTTTCCTCTGCCACTTAAAACTTCGTGCAGGGTTAGGATGGAAGTCTTGGAAGAAGCGATGGTTTATCCTTACCCGTGCCTCTTTGGTTTTCTTTAAGAACGACCCGGTTAGTTCTGCTGAGATTCCTATTTTTCTCGTTCTTTATGATATTGGAATTGAGAAGCAGTCTCACATTATGCTTTGCGTGgcttttagtttttataaattctGACCTATCAATATCATCACTTTAACTTTACATGTAGAGTGCACTTCCACAGCGTGGTGGTGAAGTAAATCTAACTTTGGGTGGCATTGATTTGAATAATTCAGGGAGGTAGTGATTTAATGTTCTCTCCTTTTCTGCtgctttttcttgtttttcccactataataataatctcTTCCAATGTGTAGTGTTGTAGTTAGAGAGGACAAGAAATTGCTGACTGTTTTGTTCCCTGATGGACGTGATGGCCGAGCATTTACTCTTAAGGTGCATAAAAGATCATAGATTTATTCTTTATCTTCGCACTTGTTAAACCTTTTCTCAGATAAGTTGATGGATCCCACACAACTGAATTAATCAGTATGTAGCTTGTGAGATAATCTtctgctctctctctctcttttttttttttaatacccTCTCTGTTTCAATATTTCAGGCAGAGACTTCTGAGGACTTGTATGAGTGGAAGACAGCCCTAGAGCATGCTCTTGCACAAGCACCAAGTGCTGCTCTTGTGATGGGACATAATGGGATATTTAGAAGTGATACAAATGATGCGCCTGAAGGTTCATTTCATCAATGTCGGTACCAACTATTCTTCATCCTTGTTCTTCAACCAACACTGTTTTGGAGCTATATGGGAGGTCCATTGACCCCTTTATAGTAATACTGTTATATTTATAGTCCTATTATGGATGGACATTCTAATGGGATCATATACAATCCAGGGAGAGAAAGACGGCCAGTTAAATCTTTGGTTGTCGGACGCCCAATTTTGCTAGCCCTGGAGGATATAGACGGAGGCCCATCCTTCTTGGAAAAAGCACTTAGGTTTCTTGAGAAGTATGGTAAGACTTTATTTTGTCTTCTTGAAATGTCTGGAGTATTCACCTATGAACTTGATTATCGTGAGATTTTGAACTCATAGGTTTTCATTATCTGAGCTAAGATATGATGTAAGATACATTGACTTATAAAATCATTTCACTTATGATATgatgcataatttttttttctatctcgaGAGTtttttgatatgttttatCTATCTTGAGAGTTTTTTGATATGCAGTCAAATTATTGAATAGGAATTGAAGTGGAAGGAATTCTGCGGCAGTCTGCAGATGTTGAAGAAGTGGAGCGAAGAGTTAAGGAATATGAACAAGGTTTTCGTCATTCATGTTTATGTGATTGAGGAGActtatttctttcatttactATTAGGAGTGCAATGGACCAATTGCTTTGTTTGATCATAATGCAGATAGAGGTCAAAGTACTTTGGATAGTATTTCTATCCTTACGTTGCTTTATTTGATCATAATGCAGATATAGGTCTATTAGTTTAGATAGTTATATATTCTGACACGCCAGTTTCTAAATTGTGTATTAAGACTGTTTTTGCAAACTTAAAAGCATCATTGGCCTTTTATGTCTAGTTAGTGTTGGTATAGAGGACTCAAAATCATAGTGTAGGGAAGAGTGAAAACCAGAGAAACCTCTAATTGTTGAATTGATCCATCAATAGATGACAGTGGATAACTACTATGTATCCATATATGGAGAAGATATTTTCTATTCAAATGTCAATTGACAAATTATTGCCTTCATCTAGATACGTAATGACTTGTGCAGTCTCTGCAAAAGGCAGTTGCCGTTTATTTATATCTGAATCTGCCAATCTGGGATCTTCATACTAGAAATCTGCAGCGTCTCTGATACTAGgaacacataaaatattagtttacCTGCCCTTTCATCCATCCTTAGTTGTCAACTTGAGTAAATACTCTTTTACTTACTATGACATGCATACCAACTGGACAGCTTCTTGGTTGTAGGCAAGAATGAATTCGGTCATGATGAGGATGCTCATGTCATTGGTGACTGCGTTAAGGTTGGTTTCCTATTTGGTAACTAATTCTCGATTTGTACTTTGTGTAATGACAATTTATGAAGTTTAGTCTCCTTCAGCATGTTCTTAGGGAACTACCTTCATCTCCTGTTCCTGCATCGTGCTGTACTGCATTGTTGGAAGCCTATAGTAAGCTCTTCTCTATTATGAAATGTTTGTGCCAAATCCTCAATCTGATTTGCTTGCTTATCATGCTAAAATCTTCTTCGTTTTGGTGGTGTTTTCAATAACTTGATTCCCTTTTGGCCGTCTTCAGAAGTTGACCGCAAGGAGTCACGGGTGAATGCTATGCTAACGGCGATAAAAGAAACATTTCCGGAGCCCAATAGACGCCTCCTACAGAGGTATACATCACCCAACATTTACTCACATATGCAATGTGtgtaatttactaatttttgactttttaaatTGACGTGGTTCATTTTATCGTAATTTCATACCAAAACCAAGCCCAAGATAAACTGTACAAGATGTGTTGATGATTTTATGAAGCCAAACCAAAATGTATTAGTACCAAAACCGAACCAAATGAAACCATATTACGTTTTGGTGGGGTTTTtttggtagttttttttttttttttttaatttttttctacttaaaagtaataaaaaaatattatatttaataatgttCTTTTCATCACATGTTTTAAACTTCGAAGTTCCAAATGAGTGTGAATcatgatatttataaatgagcaaataaaaaatatactactccctccaccCACAAAACATTTGCCACATTGTGGACTGTTTgggttaaaataaaatggttaGTAGTGTGTGAGTGGAGTAAGGGTCTTACTTTAAATATATGGCTAATATTGTGAGTTGTGTGGACTCCACTATTTTAAATGgaaagtgattttttttgtggattGTACTGAAAAGGATTTTTTGCCAAATTTTCGTATATGAAAGGagtgtaatattttatatagcaTACTGTAAATTTGTCAGaaaactgtttttttttcaaatggtttactctaaattttatatgtttgtaacaataataatactactaattattattattataataatgacgaatcaataaataaatttataatatctaataatctaaattatactatattactattatagtTTATGGTGTGGTTTggtttacaatttttatacaAGCCAAACCTAAACCGCAAAACATAATTGTTAAAAACATTAACCAGACTGTGTTTCTAAAGCCGTAAACCAGACCAAACCGCACAGCTACAGTTTGGTTTGTAGTTTAAACTGTATTGTGAACACCCCTTGAGAAGCTTATTATTGTTGAAGTTTGCTCACTTTACTGTGGTATGCTGTCTACAATTCCCATACTTAGAAGATAAGCTCCAACGACAAACAATTCACGTGACTGTATAACAAATTATTAGTCTTGGATAGTGGCAAGAGTCTTACTGAAAAACTTCATCCTTTCTCCAGACACAATACTTCTTTCCTTTTGCTGATGTTCTATTCATACATTTGATACCGAATGTAAAAAACGAAAGGGAAGACAGAGActtgaaatatgaataaacCGACTAAATGAAACACAGGTCAACTAGGTCTTTCTCTCATATTGCTTTGACTACTACAGCTGATTCTTATGCGTTTCAAGCATGTATATGTGAAGCAGAATCTCAATTTATACATTGAAATATGGTGTATCCTGATATTGCGAGCTTTGAGTAGATGTTTTCTTATATTCTTTCTTCAATCTCATTTGATTGTTATTCTATGTTTGCAGAGTTCTCAAGATGATGCATACCATTTCCGCACATGCTTCTGAGAATCGAATGACTCCATCTGCAGTTGCTGCTTGTATGGCTCCCTTGCTCTTGCGGCCACTTTTAGCTGGTGAATGCGAACTAGAGGATGATTATGATTCTAATGGAGATAACTCTGCCCAGCTTCTTGCTGCCGCCAATGCAGCTAATAATGCCCAAGCAATTATTACTACACTGCTGGAGGAATATAAGAATGTTTTTGATGTATGTTCTAAATCGTTGCTATTTTCCACACTGGCTGACTTCCTGGCGGAcgtttatctctattttatgcTATAGATGTCTACTTTCTTACATGGAAAAATGtctctttttacttaattGCCCTTCTGACACtaaaacttcatttttattttcttgtgaaTCTGGAAATATTTAACCTCTGAGAAATCCAGTTAAATGCTGATATCTTTAACTCATGTGTTCTTAATTAGTTTTGTAAAGCCATCTCATGATGGAAATGCTTAACCTAGtgttaaaaaaatgttctGCCTTGTTTCACGTCAGCTGACTGATGGTTACATAATCATCAGCTGAATGATAGTAGTTCAATAGTTCAGCTAAACTACAAGCCAGCATATGCTCCTCTAATTTTTATGGTTTGTAATGTTGATACAAGTCTTTTTCATGACTATAACTTTCACTAGTATATGAAACGTGATtggataattttttatggtttGTAATGTTGATACAAGTCTTTTTCTTGGTTGCTCCCTTTAACTACGATGCTCTTTCAGGATGATAGTCTGAACAGATGTTCAATATCTGCGGAATCTCAAACTGATACTAGTGGAAGTGAAGATTCAAGTGTTGATGAACATCCGGACATAAAAATCAATGGTTATCAAGATGCTGAAAATGAAGTTCATCTTGAAGCTGATTATGGTCGTGGACGTAGGCACAGTGTGAAGTTAAGTCAAAGCAGTGGCTCTTCCAGTGATCTGTATGACTATAAGGTTCTCTTACTCTCCCTCTCCTCCTccccctctccctctccctctcccccACTGTGCCTCTTCCTCCATTCCAGAATGCTATTTTATCCTAGGCATTCTTAGATACTTTAAAGAACTTccattttttagtattaatatgGCTATGAATCTGTTTTCCATATGATTTTAGAATGCTGTATCTGTTTAACTGTGATAACTTTGCTGGGATCGGGAGTTTTGCTTAAATTTGGTCTCACATTTTGCGGCTAAGACttttatagaaagaaaataaaacaccCAAATGCATAATCATCATCAATGAAGCTGATGCTCAATGTTACTTCAATcagtataattttttgtcaaaacAACAAAAGTTGTTACCTCAAATTGATGCAAAAAAGATAACAATAGTTACTCCTAGGTGGTgtatttcttgaatttcatttatagataaaataaaatttaaatatggataaaaacattaattgtagttagaAAGTGAAAACAGTAGTTATGAAAAAAGATTAGTTCAATGTGATAAAACTAATGGATCAAGAAATAACTTCCAGAGCGGGAGAGGAGATGATAAAGCCTAaagttaatatttaaattgctaactccATGAGAATGTAATCCctgttcatttatttaacgaaacatagattttaaattttgtttgattacaAATTTAACAAAAGATTAGTTCAATGTGATAAAACTAATGGATCAAGAAATAACTTCCAGAGCGGGAGAGGAGATGATAAAGCCTAaagttaatatttaaattgctaactccATGAGAATGTAATCCctgttcatttatttaacgaaacatagattttaaattttgtttgattacaAATTTAAGCCCTTCGAAAGAGTTTGCTTAAATAGCTTTGTTTCAGATCCTTGTCCAAATAAATTTAGGAACCTTGCAAATCTCCAGTCACTCTTTCAATTCATTGGACTAgtggaaaatattaaatactccctccgtccacgagaGGAGtcctgtttttccatttcggtccgtccgtgaataggagtgtcggttcatttttaccataaatggcaATAGaccttacattccactaactcatttcacgcACATTTCATTTGacactaatatatacaagggGAAaccatattccattaactttt
The nucleotide sequence above comes from Salvia hispanica cultivar TCC Black 2014 chromosome 5, UniMelb_Shisp_WGS_1.0, whole genome shotgun sequence. Encoded proteins:
- the LOC125190212 gene encoding rho GTPase-activating protein 7-like isoform X1, whose amino-acid sequence is MSAPLAAFERPRNVNSNTIFKSGNLLISSKGLGWKSWKKRWFILTRASLVFFKNDPSALPQRGGEVNLTLGGIDLNNSGSVVVREDKKLLTVLFPDGRDGRAFTLKAETSEDLYEWKTALEHALAQAPSAALVMGHNGIFRSDTNDAPEGSFHQWRERRPVKSLVVGRPILLALEDIDGGPSFLEKALRFLEKYGIEVEGILRQSADVEEVERRVKEYEQGKNEFGHDEDAHVIGDCVKHVLRELPSSPVPASCCTALLEAYKVDRKESRVNAMLTAIKETFPEPNRRLLQRVLKMMHTISAHASENRMTPSAVAACMAPLLLRPLLAGECELEDDYDSNGDNSAQLLAAANAANNAQAIITTLLEEYKNVFDDDSLNRCSISAESQTDTSGSEDSSVDEHPDIKINGYQDAENEVHLEADYGRGRRHSVKLSQSSGSSSDLYDYKAIGNNDSDDGSSLHNRALSLATVNAKLDSRLLAAAGSVNEQLDEQRKVCENAIGASSDVHGDESQRSMGDILSCVDQELHQSTPGHDMLPDKPMPKHSSLSAKKSMFWGRKNARKTPSTESISSSGEEELAIQRLETTKNDLRQRIAKEARGNAILQASLERRKQALHERRLALEQDVTRLQEQLQAERDLRAALEVGLSMSSDQFPGTRGMDSKTRAELEEIALAEADVARLKQKVAELHHQLNQQRQHHYGSLPDVNDSHQQAPTQSLPQKHFQQDFDTTLAVCNHERKQRNEELTDLRNINGPLSTSGVSNKQASWKQFVEPTNPSDSKNGEASKSLPTDNLCDVDSASLPSTSKVAEVVENPRNLAAASSTLVELTTRLDFFKERRSQLMEQLHKLDLNYGSMPHDFVYRLSSPPWN
- the LOC125190212 gene encoding rho GTPase-activating protein 7-like isoform X2, coding for MSAPLAAFERPRNVNSNTIFKSGNLLISSKGLGWKSWKKRWFILTRASLVFFKNDPSALPQRGGEVNLTLGGIDLNNSGSVVVREDKKLLTVLFPDGRDGRAFTLKAETSEDLYEWKTALEHALAQAPSAALVMGHNGIFRSDTNDAPEGSFHQWRERRPVKSLVVGRPILLALEDIDGGPSFLEKALRFLEKYGIEVEGILRQSADVEEVERRVKEYEQGKNEFGHDEDAHVIGDCVKHVLRELPSSPVPASCCTALLEAYIDRKESRVNAMLTAIKETFPEPNRRLLQRVLKMMHTISAHASENRMTPSAVAACMAPLLLRPLLAGECELEDDYDSNGDNSAQLLAAANAANNAQAIITTLLEEYKNVFDDDSLNRCSISAESQTDTSGSEDSSVDEHPDIKINGYQDAENEVHLEADYGRGRRHSVKLSQSSGSSSDLYDYKAIGNNDSDDGSSLHNRALSLATVNAKLDSRLLAAAGSVNEQLDEQRKVCENAIGASSDVHGDESQRSMGDILSCVDQELHQSTPGHDMLPDKPMPKHSSLSAKKSMFWGRKNARKTPSTESISSSGEEELAIQRLETTKNDLRQRIAKEARGNAILQASLERRKQALHERRLALEQDVTRLQEQLQAERDLRAALEVGLSMSSDQFPGTRGMDSKTRAELEEIALAEADVARLKQKVAELHHQLNQQRQHHYGSLPDVNDSHQQAPTQSLPQKHFQQDFDTTLAVCNHERKQRNEELTDLRNINGPLSTSGVSNKQASWKQFVEPTNPSDSKNGEASKSLPTDNLCDVDSASLPSTSKVAEVVENPRNLAAASSTLVELTTRLDFFKERRSQLMEQLHKLDLNYGSMPHDFVYRLSSPPWN